The following coding sequences are from one Halosolutus amylolyticus window:
- the cysS gene encoding cysteine--tRNA ligase: MTLHVTNTLTGEKEPFEPQDPENVLLYYCGLTVSDPPHLGHARSWVHVDVMHRWLEYLGYEVRHVENFTDVNEKIVARVGEDDLGEDEADVAETYIERTIDDMRSLNLLRAEVYPRVSEHVPEIVDLVETLIEKGYAYEANGSVYFDVTKFDDYGALSNQELDEIESQGDPDERSEKRNPADFALWKANGVEPDAIAEHRHEGAAPAEAACETALTWDSPWGEGRPGWHIECSAMSMTHLGETLDLHVGGRDLVFPHHENEIAQSEAATDRQFANYWLHCELFQMDDEKMSSSLGNFVTVDDAVDRWGTNVLRTFLTAGSYNSKQLYGDEPIAEAEERWERLERAHEAAVETIDSPDAFSKLEDDRLRTETDDARAAFAEAMNDDFNTREAQSALLSIATAINRHLEYASQNGDAASERGEADGYDYRGLRRAVEALEELGGVLGLSFTGETTGSATLAGDVVELVLDVREQERADGNYDRADELRDELEAIGIEVQDTDDGPTYRLPSDAE; encoded by the coding sequence ATGACCCTGCACGTGACGAACACGTTGACGGGCGAAAAAGAGCCGTTCGAGCCACAGGATCCCGAGAACGTCTTGCTCTACTACTGTGGCCTGACGGTCTCGGACCCGCCCCACCTGGGCCACGCGCGATCGTGGGTCCACGTCGACGTCATGCACCGGTGGCTGGAGTATCTCGGCTACGAGGTACGTCACGTCGAGAACTTCACCGACGTCAACGAGAAGATCGTCGCCCGCGTGGGCGAGGACGACCTCGGGGAGGACGAGGCCGACGTCGCGGAGACCTACATCGAGCGGACGATCGACGACATGCGATCGCTGAACCTCCTGCGAGCGGAGGTCTACCCGCGGGTCTCCGAGCACGTCCCCGAGATCGTCGACCTCGTCGAGACGCTGATCGAGAAGGGCTACGCCTACGAGGCCAACGGGTCGGTCTATTTCGACGTGACGAAATTCGACGACTACGGCGCGCTCTCGAACCAGGAACTCGACGAGATCGAGTCCCAGGGCGACCCGGACGAGCGATCGGAAAAGCGCAACCCCGCGGACTTCGCGCTCTGGAAGGCCAACGGCGTCGAGCCCGACGCGATCGCGGAACACCGCCACGAGGGTGCGGCACCCGCCGAAGCGGCCTGCGAGACGGCCCTGACGTGGGACTCGCCTTGGGGCGAGGGGCGTCCCGGATGGCACATCGAGTGCTCGGCGATGAGCATGACCCACCTCGGCGAGACGCTGGATCTCCACGTCGGCGGGCGGGATCTGGTCTTTCCCCACCACGAGAACGAGATCGCCCAGTCCGAGGCCGCCACGGACCGACAGTTCGCGAACTACTGGCTCCACTGCGAACTGTTCCAGATGGACGACGAGAAGATGTCCTCGAGCCTGGGCAACTTCGTCACCGTCGACGACGCGGTCGATCGCTGGGGGACGAACGTCCTCCGGACCTTCCTGACCGCTGGCTCGTACAACAGCAAGCAGCTCTACGGCGACGAACCGATCGCCGAGGCCGAAGAGCGCTGGGAACGGCTGGAGCGCGCCCACGAGGCCGCCGTCGAGACGATCGACTCGCCGGACGCGTTTTCGAAGCTCGAAGACGATCGGCTCCGGACCGAGACCGACGACGCGCGGGCGGCGTTCGCCGAGGCGATGAACGACGACTTCAACACCCGCGAGGCCCAGTCGGCGCTGTTGTCGATCGCGACGGCGATCAACCGACACCTGGAGTACGCGAGCCAGAACGGCGACGCCGCGAGCGAGCGCGGCGAAGCGGACGGGTACGACTACCGCGGCCTGCGCCGCGCCGTCGAGGCCCTCGAGGAACTCGGCGGGGTGCTCGGCCTCTCGTTCACCGGCGAGACGACCGGGTCGGCGACCCTCGCCGGGGACGTGGTCGAACTCGTGCTCGACGTCCGCGAGCAGGAACGGGCCGACGGCAACTACGATCGGGCCGACGAATTGCGCGACGAACTCGAGGCGATCGGGATCGAGGTCCAGGACACCGACGACGGGCCGACGTACCGGCTCCCGTCCGACGCCGAGTGA
- a CDS encoding DUF6517 family protein, which translates to MNRRPLVAALASGIVGTSAGCLGFLDDATTFSASPAIVETDAAAEAGYEYQGTVERVETRDVPRTDETVEVTNYVSEYTRTIETPLSVLDVDGAEAGVFAVITTPQVRVAGKDFNPVGDMSNAEIVELVQGQYEALSIDGSVGDRSVDGLDQSIAVETFEGEARFLGQGRIDVFLDVAQPEHGDDHLVIVGVYPDDHNLPVADEEARIDTMIRGLEHGDDVDADVEPADG; encoded by the coding sequence ATGAATCGACGACCACTCGTCGCCGCGCTCGCGTCCGGAATCGTCGGCACCTCGGCTGGCTGTCTCGGCTTCCTCGACGACGCCACCACGTTTTCGGCGTCGCCGGCGATCGTCGAGACCGATGCGGCCGCCGAGGCCGGCTACGAGTACCAGGGAACCGTCGAGCGGGTCGAAACGAGAGACGTCCCCCGGACCGACGAGACCGTCGAGGTGACGAACTACGTCAGCGAGTACACTCGAACGATCGAGACCCCGCTGTCCGTCCTCGACGTCGACGGCGCGGAGGCCGGCGTCTTCGCCGTCATCACGACCCCGCAGGTGCGCGTTGCCGGGAAGGACTTCAACCCCGTCGGTGACATGTCGAACGCCGAGATCGTCGAACTCGTCCAGGGCCAGTATGAGGCGCTCTCGATCGACGGGTCTGTCGGCGACCGATCGGTCGACGGACTGGACCAGTCGATCGCCGTCGAGACGTTCGAGGGGGAAGCGAGGTTTCTGGGACAGGGGAGGATCGACGTCTTCCTCGACGTCGCCCAACCGGAGCACGGCGACGACCACCTCGTGATCGTCGGCGTCTACCCCGACGACCACAACCTGCCGGTCGCGGACGAGGAAGCGCGGATCGACACGATGATCCGCGGCCTGGAACACGGCGACGACGTCGACGCCGACGTCGAACCGGCAGACGGGTAG
- a CDS encoding presenilin family intramembrane aspartyl protease PSH, giving the protein MNDRTRILLAVGLTVLLFLGVQLGALALTEPFHESDRQAVEDPDNPTNSIVYFAIILVATGFMLAAFKFDLQWLIRLLIVGVSVMLAWYVFVELVPPVVTVGETNVLAGLAAIGVGAGLLFYPEWYVIDTAGVLMGAGAAALFGISFGLLPAILLLSVLAVYDAISVYGTEHMLDLAEGVMDLKIPVVLVVPTTLSYSYLAAGSTDDVLEDGGDESIETAGSAAGANGAAAPGDDSAAEDAGSGTEGGDRDTRTQDDDRVAGEDDAPADELERDALFIGLGDAVIPTIIVVSAAYFLDAGTIAVPVIALNYAALGAIVGTIAGLLVLMYMVLKGRPHAGLPLLNGGAIGGYLLGALASGVSIVTALGF; this is encoded by the coding sequence ATGAACGATCGGACGCGGATCCTCCTCGCCGTCGGGCTGACGGTCCTGCTGTTTCTCGGCGTCCAGTTGGGCGCGCTGGCGCTGACCGAGCCCTTCCACGAGTCCGACCGGCAGGCCGTCGAGGACCCCGACAATCCGACGAACAGTATCGTCTACTTCGCGATCATTCTCGTCGCGACCGGGTTCATGCTCGCGGCGTTCAAGTTCGACCTCCAGTGGCTCATCAGGCTCCTGATCGTCGGCGTCAGCGTGATGCTCGCCTGGTACGTCTTCGTCGAGTTGGTCCCGCCGGTCGTGACCGTCGGCGAGACCAACGTCCTCGCCGGCCTCGCGGCGATCGGCGTGGGTGCGGGCCTGCTGTTCTACCCGGAGTGGTACGTCATCGACACGGCCGGGGTCCTGATGGGGGCCGGCGCGGCCGCCCTCTTCGGGATCAGTTTCGGCCTCCTGCCCGCGATCCTGCTTCTCTCGGTGCTGGCGGTCTACGACGCGATCAGCGTCTACGGGACCGAACACATGCTCGATCTGGCCGAGGGGGTGATGGACCTGAAGATTCCGGTCGTCCTCGTCGTCCCGACGACGCTCTCGTACTCGTATCTCGCGGCCGGGAGCACCGACGACGTGCTCGAAGACGGCGGTGACGAGTCGATCGAGACGGCCGGGTCCGCCGCCGGTGCGAACGGCGCGGCCGCTCCCGGCGACGACTCGGCGGCCGAAGACGCCGGGTCCGGGACCGAAGGCGGCGATCGCGACACCAGGACCCAAGACGACGATCGAGTCGCCGGAGAGGACGACGCCCCAGCGGACGAACTGGAGCGCGACGCCCTCTTCATCGGGCTCGGCGACGCCGTCATCCCGACCATCATCGTCGTCAGTGCCGCGTACTTCCTCGACGCCGGGACGATCGCCGTCCCCGTGATCGCGCTGAACTACGCGGCGCTGGGTGCGATCGTCGGGACGATCGCCGGCCTGCTCGTGCTCATGTACATGGTGCTCAAGGGCCGACCCCACGCCGGCCTGCCGCTCCTCAACGGTGGCGCGATCGGCGGCTACCTACTCGGTGCCCTCGCGAGCGGCGTCTCGATCGTTACCGCGCTCGGGTTCTAG
- a CDS encoding H/ACA ribonucleoprotein complex subunit GAR1: MRRIGQVVRTAQGLAILRADDGDDDGHDVIGTMVLDESLDDVGRVVDVFGPVDRPYLAVTPDEDVHLPSLVGSTLYAR, encoded by the coding sequence ATGCGCCGGATCGGACAGGTCGTCCGCACCGCACAGGGCCTCGCGATCCTGCGGGCGGACGACGGTGACGACGACGGTCACGACGTGATCGGGACGATGGTCCTCGACGAGTCGCTCGACGACGTCGGTCGCGTCGTCGACGTCTTCGGCCCCGTCGATCGGCCCTACCTGGCGGTGACGCCCGACGAGGACGTCCACCTGCCGTCGCTGGTCGGGTCGACGCTGTACGCGCGCTAG
- the srp19 gene encoding signal recognition particle subunit SRP19 has translation MVENVIWPAYLDANLSRAEGRRVSQDLAVDEPTVDEIAKAVQQIGYDATIERDKAYSREHWADRGRVVVRGADDSTKNDLVQAVAAYVVAMRE, from the coding sequence ATGGTCGAGAACGTCATCTGGCCCGCCTATCTCGATGCGAACCTCTCGCGGGCCGAGGGACGCCGCGTGTCCCAGGATCTGGCAGTCGATGAGCCGACGGTCGACGAGATCGCGAAAGCCGTCCAGCAGATCGGGTACGACGCCACGATCGAGCGGGACAAGGCCTACTCGCGAGAACACTGGGCCGATCGCGGCCGCGTCGTTGTCCGCGGCGCGGACGACTCGACGAAGAACGATCTCGTCCAGGCCGTCGCGGCGTACGTCGTCGCGATGCGGGAGTAG
- a CDS encoding PGF-CTERM-anchored ABC transporter substrate-binding protein: MRQKLVILITAVLTLSLLAPAVAGSDAGGAAAAAQAECEYPIELTDATGERITLEEPPESVVALQASDAQTMYEIGAEDRLDGLPYSPATSGLDRGDRADVGNGWQVNTERVIDLDPDVVLAANITDEEDIETLRDAGLTVYHFEAANTIDDVRDNVVRTGELTDECAGATETADWMDEQLEVVETAVEDADRPLAYYAMGEDGTTAGTESFIHEALTTAGVEDLAERAGITFYQQLSSETIVDEDPEWIIYPDDRDEPPIPEAAEATTAYQNDNVVAVDANQISQPAPQVVYAIVDIVEAIHPDAYEAASDDLEESGEDSENDGDAETGSSETDGDDTSESIPGFGAPVAVAALLGGAFVLRRR; the protein is encoded by the coding sequence ATGCGACAGAAACTCGTTATCCTCATTACCGCAGTACTCACCCTCTCGCTTCTCGCTCCCGCCGTTGCGGGGAGCGACGCGGGCGGCGCGGCCGCCGCTGCTCAGGCGGAGTGTGAGTACCCGATCGAACTGACCGACGCGACGGGCGAACGGATCACGCTCGAAGAACCGCCCGAATCCGTCGTCGCCCTGCAGGCGAGCGACGCACAGACGATGTACGAAATCGGAGCGGAAGATCGGCTCGATGGCTTGCCGTACAGTCCCGCGACGAGCGGCCTCGACCGCGGCGATCGGGCCGACGTCGGCAACGGCTGGCAGGTCAACACCGAACGGGTGATCGACCTCGATCCGGACGTCGTACTCGCGGCGAACATCACGGACGAGGAAGACATCGAGACGCTCCGGGACGCCGGGCTGACGGTCTACCACTTCGAGGCGGCGAACACGATCGACGACGTGCGCGACAACGTCGTCCGGACCGGCGAACTCACCGACGAGTGTGCGGGCGCGACCGAGACCGCCGACTGGATGGACGAGCAACTCGAGGTCGTCGAAACCGCCGTCGAGGACGCCGATCGACCGCTCGCGTACTACGCGATGGGCGAGGACGGGACAACGGCCGGCACCGAATCCTTCATCCACGAAGCGCTGACGACGGCCGGCGTCGAGGACCTCGCCGAACGGGCCGGAATCACGTTCTACCAGCAACTCAGTAGCGAGACGATCGTCGACGAGGATCCAGAGTGGATCATCTACCCCGACGACAGGGACGAACCGCCGATCCCCGAGGCGGCGGAAGCGACGACGGCCTACCAGAACGACAACGTCGTCGCCGTCGACGCCAACCAGATCAGCCAGCCCGCACCGCAGGTCGTCTACGCCATCGTGGATATCGTCGAAGCGATCCACCCCGACGCCTACGAAGCGGCGAGCGACGACCTCGAGGAATCCGGCGAAGACAGTGAGAACGACGGAGACGCTGAGACTGGTAGCAGTGAGACCGATGGCGACGACACGTCCGAGTCGATCCCCGGGTTCGGCGCACCTGTCGCCGTCGCCGCACTCCTCGGTGGCGCGTTCGTGCTGCGCCGTCGATAA
- the btuC gene encoding vitamin B12 ABC transporter permease BtuC, with product MFRSIRTASWSAGLTALLVAVVVGSAALGPVRIDPLTVAMAILNAVVVPSSVTAGSATIPGLGVAVPVPDVQYVPLFSFDVPKTHQIIVADVRLPRIALAATVGFALAAAGTVMQGFFRNPLADPSIIGVSSGAAAGAVAAIAFPLLVPFGSLHLSAFVGALVTAFLVYAIATEGGRTPVATLLLAGVAIQAFLGALISYMLVHSGESLRQAVIWMMGHLNNSSWSDVGFALPVAIVGVLVLGAYTRELNVLLLGEEDAYHLGVDVEQTKFLLLAIASIVTAAGVAVAGVIGFVGLVVPHMMRLIVGPDHRVLLPTSALAGASFLVATDTIARAGPAEVPVGIVTAALGAPFFLFLLTRREVHSL from the coding sequence GTGTTTCGCTCGATCCGGACCGCGTCGTGGTCGGCGGGCCTCACCGCGTTGCTCGTCGCCGTCGTCGTCGGGAGCGCCGCCCTCGGACCGGTCAGGATCGACCCGCTGACGGTCGCGATGGCCATTCTGAACGCCGTCGTCGTCCCCTCGAGCGTGACGGCCGGGTCCGCGACGATCCCCGGACTCGGCGTCGCCGTTCCGGTACCGGACGTCCAGTACGTCCCCCTCTTCTCCTTCGACGTTCCGAAGACCCACCAGATCATCGTCGCCGACGTGCGCCTGCCGCGGATCGCGCTCGCGGCGACGGTCGGGTTCGCGCTGGCCGCCGCCGGGACGGTGATGCAGGGATTCTTCCGGAACCCGCTCGCCGACCCGTCGATCATCGGCGTCTCGTCGGGTGCCGCCGCCGGTGCCGTCGCCGCGATCGCGTTCCCTCTCCTCGTCCCCTTCGGGAGCCTCCACCTCTCCGCGTTCGTCGGCGCGCTCGTGACCGCGTTTCTCGTCTACGCGATCGCCACCGAGGGCGGCCGGACGCCCGTCGCGACCCTGTTGCTCGCCGGCGTCGCCATCCAGGCGTTTCTCGGCGCGCTCATCTCCTACATGCTCGTCCACAGCGGCGAGAGCCTCAGACAGGCCGTGATCTGGATGATGGGCCACCTCAACAACAGTTCCTGGAGCGACGTCGGCTTCGCACTGCCGGTGGCGATCGTCGGCGTCCTCGTCCTCGGTGCCTATACCCGGGAACTGAACGTCCTCCTGCTCGGCGAAGAGGACGCCTACCACCTCGGCGTCGACGTCGAGCAGACGAAGTTCCTCCTGCTCGCGATCGCGAGTATCGTGACGGCGGCGGGCGTCGCCGTCGCGGGCGTCATCGGCTTCGTCGGCCTCGTCGTCCCGCACATGATGCGGCTGATCGTCGGCCCGGATCACCGGGTCCTGTTGCCGACCAGCGCGCTCGCCGGGGCCTCCTTCCTCGTCGCGACCGATACGATCGCCCGCGCCGGGCCCGCGGAGGTGCCCGTCGGGATCGTCACGGCGGCGCTCGGGGCCCCGTTCTTCCTGTTCCTGCTGACCCGCCGGGAGGTGCATTCACTGTGA
- a CDS encoding heme ABC transporter ATP-binding protein → MTDGPGPDDTIGDASSTVEVSNVAISFGDLPILEDVSLSATPGELVGLVGPNGAGKTTLLRTISGAIAPDRGSVAIGGDNVHDLSSRESSRRVAVVPQETTLSFSFSVRDVVEMGRHPYRSRFAPPDADDRAVVDDALERTRTAQFADRGIEEVSGGERQRVILARAIAQETPVLLLDEPTASLDVNHAIETLELVRELVEEGRTVIAAIHDLNLAARYCDRLVMLADGSVHRSGSPPEVLSAEALRTAFDANAAVTSNPVTGTSSVTALPDEDPGPLPDGVHVLGSGATASAVLARLDAADVEASLGPVSSGSTAAETAAQLGLEAIDVEPFAPLSRADRDALDRALSDRDVLVLVDLEIGAGNQVLLDRVLECESLVLVETRPFAERNFAGSGARDRYEEVRGRAVEASPDRVLEALASAAGPGGETVSERPTDVDDRAESTESASVESSDD, encoded by the coding sequence GTGACGGACGGACCGGGCCCCGACGACACCATCGGCGACGCGAGTAGCACCGTCGAGGTCTCGAACGTCGCGATTTCGTTCGGCGACCTCCCCATTCTCGAAGACGTCTCGCTCTCGGCGACACCGGGGGAACTCGTCGGACTGGTCGGCCCGAACGGGGCCGGGAAGACGACGCTACTCCGGACGATCAGCGGGGCGATCGCACCCGATCGCGGATCCGTCGCGATCGGCGGCGACAACGTCCACGACCTCTCCTCGCGGGAATCGAGTCGCCGGGTCGCGGTCGTCCCGCAGGAGACGACGCTGTCGTTTTCCTTTTCCGTCCGGGACGTCGTCGAGATGGGGCGCCACCCCTACAGATCGAGGTTCGCGCCGCCCGACGCGGACGATCGAGCCGTCGTCGACGACGCGCTCGAACGGACGCGAACGGCCCAGTTCGCCGATCGCGGAATCGAGGAAGTCAGCGGTGGCGAGCGGCAACGGGTGATCCTCGCGCGGGCGATCGCCCAGGAGACGCCGGTCCTGTTGCTCGACGAACCGACGGCGAGTCTCGACGTCAATCACGCGATCGAGACCCTCGAACTCGTCCGCGAACTGGTCGAGGAGGGACGGACCGTGATCGCGGCGATCCACGACCTGAACCTGGCCGCGCGGTACTGCGATCGGCTCGTGATGCTCGCGGACGGCTCGGTCCACCGGTCCGGGTCGCCGCCCGAGGTGCTCTCGGCTGAGGCGTTGCGGACGGCCTTCGACGCGAACGCGGCGGTGACGTCGAACCCGGTGACCGGAACGTCCTCGGTGACGGCGCTCCCCGACGAGGATCCCGGACCGCTCCCGGACGGCGTGCACGTGCTCGGCTCCGGGGCGACCGCATCGGCGGTTCTCGCGCGCCTCGACGCCGCGGACGTGGAAGCGAGCCTCGGTCCCGTTTCGAGCGGATCGACGGCCGCCGAGACGGCCGCCCAGCTCGGGCTCGAGGCTATCGACGTCGAACCGTTCGCCCCCCTGTCGCGGGCGGATCGGGACGCGCTCGATCGGGCGCTTTCCGATCGGGACGTGCTCGTCCTCGTCGACCTCGAAATCGGCGCGGGGAACCAGGTGCTCCTCGATCGCGTGCTCGAGTGTGAGTCGCTCGTGCTCGTCGAAACCCGTCCGTTCGCCGAGCGGAACTTCGCGGGATCGGGTGCTCGAGACCGGTACGAGGAGGTGCGCGGCCGGGCCGTCGAGGCGTCGCCCGATCGAGTTCTCGAGGCGCTGGCCTCGGCTGCTGGCCCGGGCGGTGAGACGGTCTCGGAGCGACCGACGGACGTCGACGATCGCGCGGAGTCGACGGAATCCGCCTCGGTGGAATCGTCCGACGACTGA
- a CDS encoding NAD(P)/FAD-dependent oxidoreductase translates to MVAEPTANVDVAIVGGGPAGCSAGVFTARAGLETIVFDRGPSSIRRCAYLENYPGFPGGIDIETFSVLLHAHVEAAGGAIVPDLVESIDPADEGFVVDPQEGDPVTARRVIAATRYDGSYMRGLDDEEELFATTIRGGETEEYFDPSYASHDGTRPVDGLYVASPSEADVQAITAAGRGARVAKRVVADARLEGDWWADVATGVDWMRRQSDRGDGRTDRDDLIEWFDDYYGADAPVRRDSERYQRVRDAVVEERLASTISDDEIESRTETGRSVLAAKLGPETVDTGDAAAIAVDAIGARPLLEAIDDEDVREYCEEIGTGERHADERNVRSRNQ, encoded by the coding sequence ATGGTCGCCGAACCGACAGCGAACGTCGACGTCGCGATCGTCGGCGGTGGACCCGCGGGCTGTTCGGCCGGCGTCTTCACCGCCCGAGCGGGGCTCGAAACGATCGTCTTCGATCGCGGCCCCTCATCGATCCGGCGGTGTGCCTACCTCGAGAACTACCCCGGCTTTCCCGGGGGAATCGACATCGAGACGTTTTCCGTGCTGTTGCACGCCCACGTGGAGGCGGCCGGCGGTGCGATCGTCCCCGACCTCGTCGAGTCGATCGACCCCGCCGACGAGGGGTTCGTCGTCGACCCACAGGAGGGCGATCCGGTCACCGCGCGACGGGTGATCGCCGCCACGCGCTACGACGGCTCGTACATGCGCGGCCTCGACGACGAGGAGGAGCTGTTCGCGACGACGATCCGCGGCGGCGAGACCGAGGAGTACTTCGACCCGAGCTACGCGTCCCACGACGGGACGAGGCCCGTCGACGGGCTCTACGTCGCCTCACCGTCCGAAGCGGACGTCCAGGCGATCACGGCGGCCGGCCGCGGGGCACGCGTCGCAAAGCGGGTCGTGGCCGATGCCAGGCTGGAGGGCGACTGGTGGGCCGACGTCGCGACCGGCGTCGACTGGATGCGTCGTCAGTCCGATCGTGGCGACGGACGAACCGATCGAGACGACCTGATCGAGTGGTTCGACGACTATTACGGCGCCGACGCGCCCGTGAGACGCGACTCCGAGCGGTACCAGCGCGTGCGTGACGCCGTCGTCGAGGAGCGACTGGCGTCGACCATCTCCGACGACGAGATCGAGTCGAGAACCGAGACCGGCCGATCGGTACTCGCGGCGAAACTGGGCCCCGAAACCGTAGACACTGGCGATGCCGCAGCGATCGCCGTCGACGCGATCGGTGCCCGCCCGCTTCTCGAGGCGATCGACGACGAGGACGTCCGCGAGTACTGCGAGGAGATCGGGACGGGGGAACGGCACGCGGACGAACGGAACGTACGCTCGAGGAACCAGTAG
- a CDS encoding DUF7551 domain-containing protein yields MIGTMLTDIRDHIESLASEAGRYYLVCGRTGDRPVPADGLYFEARAVARAAAQATEQYRAVLRRYDPSVPTYDVIVFEEVVDARSVEIQEEGGSGVTGERQGGPFCSEGAETRGAIDFCHTVAGVVFEAIADSSHVGLENAVMDTYLDVAETIDHPDELCLRLLDSIAAELDARLDPAEQASLLATAADALPIDPDDRDDPAPLVTTLAVLQSVGLLESARVTQSPADFGPGQRSWSVRLDGYALGEPADRLVTLPIVVGLFARLSTRSLAITEAERVDRESPATWRLRITATESDSPRGLVCVRAPDRT; encoded by the coding sequence ATGATCGGAACGATGCTCACCGACATCCGCGACCACATCGAGTCGCTCGCCAGCGAAGCCGGTCGCTACTACCTCGTCTGCGGACGGACGGGTGACCGACCGGTCCCCGCGGACGGGTTGTACTTCGAGGCCCGTGCCGTCGCCCGGGCCGCCGCGCAGGCGACCGAACAGTACCGCGCGGTGCTTCGCCGGTACGATCCGTCGGTTCCCACGTACGACGTGATCGTCTTCGAGGAGGTGGTCGACGCCCGATCGGTCGAAATACAGGAGGAGGGCGGGTCCGGTGTGACCGGCGAGCGGCAGGGAGGACCGTTTTGCTCCGAAGGGGCCGAGACGCGAGGCGCGATCGACTTCTGTCATACCGTCGCCGGCGTCGTCTTCGAGGCTATCGCCGACTCCTCGCACGTCGGCCTCGAGAACGCCGTCATGGACACGTACCTCGACGTCGCCGAAACGATCGACCATCCCGACGAACTCTGCCTGCGACTGCTCGACAGCATCGCGGCGGAACTCGACGCACGTCTCGACCCCGCAGAACAGGCGTCGCTCCTTGCCACGGCGGCTGACGCCCTGCCGATCGACCCGGACGACCGTGACGACCCTGCCCCGCTCGTGACGACGCTCGCAGTACTCCAGTCCGTCGGCTTGCTTGAGTCCGCTCGCGTGACCCAGTCGCCGGCCGATTTCGGCCCCGGTCAGCGCTCCTGGTCGGTTCGACTCGACGGGTACGCGCTTGGAGAGCCCGCCGATCGGCTGGTGACGCTCCCGATCGTCGTCGGCCTCTTCGCCCGGTTGTCGACGCGATCGCTCGCGATCACCGAGGCCGAACGGGTCGATCGGGAGTCGCCCGCCACGTGGCGACTGCGGATCACTGCAACGGAGTCCGACAGTCCCCGGGGTCTCGTCTGCGTGCGAGCGCCCGATCGGACGTGA
- a CDS encoding amphi-Trp domain-containing protein — MTDPEQPSADDERTTIRAGRKFEQEFRLDADEAGTFLIELGQRLRDGDELTIGTDEWELPFAFGTPVELEIDFDGVGEPELEIELQLPGRTDEDAPEVR; from the coding sequence ATGACTGATCCAGAGCAGCCGTCGGCGGACGACGAGCGAACGACGATCCGGGCCGGCCGCAAGTTCGAACAGGAGTTCCGACTCGACGCGGACGAGGCCGGCACGTTCCTGATCGAACTGGGCCAACGACTGCGAGACGGCGACGAACTAACGATCGGCACCGACGAGTGGGAACTCCCGTTTGCTTTCGGGACCCCGGTCGAACTGGAGATCGACTTCGACGGCGTCGGGGAACCGGAACTGGAGATCGAGCTCCAGCTTCCGGGACGAACCGACGAGGACGCGCCCGAGGTCCGGTAG
- a CDS encoding cupredoxin domain-containing protein, translated as MSETHWSRRTALRFIGATTAAAGLTSAVAAQEDEDTGDDANGEGTDRLPIILAGRIEYWYGVAPEAIEGEENPTLDLEEGEEYELVWINVDGVEHELVVESGDGEELEASEASETAGEAVSMTFEASEDAAEYYCQFHPESMRGDVELGDGFDLSANGSDEEGESEANESDDENDSGTDGDDSGGDDDSGGSDSGY; from the coding sequence ATGAGCGAGACACACTGGTCACGACGAACGGCGCTCAGGTTCATCGGTGCAACGACCGCAGCCGCGGGACTGACGTCCGCGGTGGCGGCCCAGGAGGACGAGGATACCGGAGACGACGCGAACGGGGAGGGAACCGATCGATTACCGATCATCCTGGCCGGACGAATCGAGTACTGGTACGGCGTCGCGCCCGAGGCGATCGAGGGCGAAGAGAACCCGACGCTGGATCTCGAGGAGGGCGAAGAGTACGAACTCGTCTGGATCAACGTCGACGGCGTCGAGCACGAACTTGTCGTCGAGTCCGGGGACGGCGAGGAACTCGAGGCGTCCGAGGCGTCGGAGACGGCGGGCGAGGCCGTTTCGATGACGTTCGAGGCGAGCGAGGACGCCGCCGAGTACTACTGCCAGTTCCATCCGGAGTCGATGCGCGGCGACGTCGAACTGGGTGACGGCTTCGACCTCTCGGCGAACGGGAGCGACGAGGAGGGCGAATCCGAGGCCAACGAAAGCGACGACGAAAACGACTCCGGGACGGACGGGGACGATTCCGGAGGCGACGACGATTCGGGCGGAAGCGACTCCGGATACTGA